Below is a genomic region from Pedobacter cryoconitis.
TTTATCTCATCCGAATATGAAAGTGCCTAAGGATGGTAGTATCTATTCGATTAATGAAGGAAATTATGTGCATTTCCCTATGGGGGTAAAGCAGTATCTGAAATATGCGCAGGTTCATGATGAGGCAACTAACAGACCTTATACTTCGAGGTATATTGGTTCTATGGTCGCTGATATTCACCGCAATTTAATTAAGGGTGGTATTTATATCTATCCAACTACAGCAAGTTCTCCAAATGGAAAGCTGAGGTTATTATATGAATGTAATCCAATGGCATTTATTATAGAGCAGGCTGGTGGTACGGCTTCTGATGGTTTCAGAAGGATTTTAGAGATACAGCCTGAGGAATTACACCAGAGATCATCTATTTTTATTGGTTCGGAGAAAATGGTGAAAATGGCAGAAGAACTGATGGCAACTTATGCGGTAACTGATTCGAAAATTAAAACTGCTTAGTTTTATTGTAATATAAATAGGGACAGATTTAAGCTGTCCCTATTTTTTTATAATAAGGTTGCTCTGTTTTTTTCTGCTTCGAATTCTGTATCGATTTGCTGCGTTGCTTTGTCTTTGGAGGCTGCGACAGCTAATACGTCACATCTTTCGTTTTCAGGATGTGCATTGTGTCCTTTGATCCAGATGAATTTGATATCATGTAATTTGTGTACTGCCAGGTAACGAATCCAAAGGTCTTTATTCTTTTTATCCTTGAATCCTTTTTTAACCCAGCCGAATACCCATTTCTTTTCTACGGAATCTACAACGTATTTAGAGTCTGAGTAAATGGTAACCTGTGCGCCTGGTTGTTTGATGGCATTGAGTCCTTCGATAACTGCGAGTAGTTCCATTCTGTTATTGGTTGTCATGCGGAAGCCTCCGCTTAATTCTTTGTAATGACTACCTGAACGCAATATTACGCCGTATCCTCCTGGTCCTGGGTTTCCGCTTGCTGCACCGTCCGTGTAAATTTCAATCATTATAATTTCTAATTACTATAAACAAGGTTATAGTGTTTAATTTGTGTAGAGGGCTAAATTAACAAAAGAAAATGTAAAAGGGGGTAAGGAGAGTTTGTTTTAAGAAGGAGATAAGGATAGTCTATTAGGGAGAGCCCTTATGCTGCCGAAAAATTGAAGTCAAAAAAAAAGCAGTCCCGAAAGACTGCTTTTATACTGATTTTATAATGGGGTGGAATATGGGGCTCGAACCCACGACCCTCGGTACCACAAACCGATGCTCTAACCAACTGAGCTAAAACCACCGTGTTTTTCAGTTTGACAAAAGTACGAATTATAATAACGTTAGCAAATTATTCTGAACTAAAATCTGAATTATTTTTTAAACTATTCATAGACAGTAATTTAAATTTTAATAAAATTTTAAAATATATGTTTGATTTGAGGACGTGAGGGTAGATAAATGACTTTTTTGGGAATTTTCAAGCATTAGATATAACGCTTCTTGTGTCAGATAACTGAAACCCGAAGGTTTTTTGTATTACCTTCAAAAAAAATAAATGGCTTTATCATAGTGTAAAAGGTACAATTAACATCATTGTATCATAAATACTTAAAAAGTGTTAAAATTTTCTTTTTGTTAGAAAAGAATATTACATTTGAGCTTACCCTTTCGAGGGTATGTTTTTCATAGGTAGATGTAGGGCCGGAAATTTATTTTCGGCCCTTTTTTGTTTCTATAGGTTCCGTATCTTTACCGCCTCTATGAAGAAGAAGAAAATCATCGTCGCGATCACCGGAGCCAGCGGTTCTGTATATGCTAAACTCTTATTGAATAATTTGCTCCAGTTGACTGATCAGATTGAAACGGTAGGTGTAGTGATGTCTGACAACGCAAAAGAGGTTTGGCGTTTTGAATTAGGCAATAGTGATTATGAGCAGTATCCTTTTACTTTTTATCCAAAAATGGATTTCAATGCTCCTTTTGCTTCCGGGTCTGCAAAATTTGATACGATGATTATTATTCCTTGTTCTATGGGGACTTTAGGAAGAATTGCCCATGGTATTTCTAATGATTTAATTTCAAGAGCTGCTGATGTCATTTTAAAAGAGCGCAGGAAACTGATCGCTGTAGTGAGAGATACGCCCTTTAGTCTGATTCATATTAATAATATGAAAACAGTGACTGAAGCAGGAGGGATTATCTGCCCGGCCAACCCATCTTATTATAGTATACCTACAACGATCGAGGAAGCAGCACAAACTGTTGTAAGCAGGATTATAGACCTTGCAGGATTAGAACAGGATAGTTACAGGTGGAATGAAAACCAGGATTCCTAGCATAAAGATAACCCGCAGTACATAATTTGACAATGAACAAATGTTTGGGGTTAGGTAAACATTAATCTAAAAACTTATCTTTGCACCTCAAATGAATGCTGATATATTCGGCGTTATGCAATAATGTATAATGTTTATTAGCCTCATAACAATATATTTCAATGAAGAAAGTAGCATTTTATACACTGGGTTGCAAGTTAAATTTTTCGGAAACTTCAACTATCGGACGTCTTTTTACTGATGCAGGTTATGCTGTAGTAGATTTTACTGACGCCGCGGATGTATATGTCATCAATACCTGTTCTGTAACAGAGCATGCGGATAAGAAGTGCCGTAAGGTAGTGAAGGAAGCTCTTAAATATGCGCCAAACGCTTATATTACTATTGTAGGTTGTTATGCGCAGTTGAAACCTGTTGAAATCGCTGAAATTGAAGGTGTGGATATGGTACTGGGTGCGGCTGAGAAATTCCGGATTGTAGAGTATATCTCAGATCTGACCAAATTGCCAAAAGCTGTGATTCATCAGCAAAACATTGAAAAAGTTAATCATAATTTTATAGCTGCTTATTCTATAGGGGACAGAACACGTACTTTCCTGAAAGTTCAGGATGGTTGTGATTATCCGTGTACCTATTGTACGATCCCGCTTGCAAGAGGTGGCAGCAGAAGTGATACCATCGAAAATGTGGTTAACCGTGCCAGACAAATTGCAGAAAGTGGTGTAAAAGAAATCGTACTGACCGGCGTAAACCTTGGTGATTTCGGTATCCGCGACGGAAAACGTGAGGATAAGTTCTTTGATCTGGTTAAAGCTTTAGATGAAGTAGAAGGTATCGAAAGAATCCGCATCTCTTCTATTGAGCCGAATTTATTAAGTAATGAAATTATCAGCTTTGTAGCTGCTTCTAAAAGATTTGTACCTCATTTCCATATTCCACTGCAATCTGGTTCTGATAAGATCCTGGGACTGATGAAAAGACGTTACCGCAGAGATTTATATACGGAACGCGTAGCAACA
It encodes:
- the rnhA gene encoding ribonuclease HI; this translates as MIEIYTDGAASGNPGPGGYGVILRSGSHYKELSGGFRMTTNNRMELLAVIEGLNAIKQPGAQVTIYSDSKYVVDSVEKKWVFGWVKKGFKDKKNKDLWIRYLAVHKLHDIKFIWIKGHNAHPENERCDVLAVAASKDKATQQIDTEFEAEKNRATLL
- a CDS encoding UbiX family flavin prenyltransferase codes for the protein MKKKKIIVAITGASGSVYAKLLLNNLLQLTDQIETVGVVMSDNAKEVWRFELGNSDYEQYPFTFYPKMDFNAPFASGSAKFDTMIIIPCSMGTLGRIAHGISNDLISRAADVILKERRKLIAVVRDTPFSLIHINNMKTVTEAGGIICPANPSYYSIPTTIEEAAQTVVSRIIDLAGLEQDSYRWNENQDS
- the mtaB gene encoding tRNA (N(6)-L-threonylcarbamoyladenosine(37)-C(2))-methylthiotransferase MtaB, translated to MKKVAFYTLGCKLNFSETSTIGRLFTDAGYAVVDFTDAADVYVINTCSVTEHADKKCRKVVKEALKYAPNAYITIVGCYAQLKPVEIAEIEGVDMVLGAAEKFRIVEYISDLTKLPKAVIHQQNIEKVNHNFIAAYSIGDRTRTFLKVQDGCDYPCTYCTIPLARGGSRSDTIENVVNRARQIAESGVKEIVLTGVNLGDFGIRDGKREDKFFDLVKALDEVEGIERIRISSIEPNLLSNEIISFVAASKRFVPHFHIPLQSGSDKILGLMKRRYRRDLYTERVATIKALIPDCCIGVDVIVGFPGETKEDFLDTYQFLNELDISYLHVFTYSEREQTEAAEMAGAVAGSTRADRSKMLHILSDKKRRAFYQSQIGTVGEVLFEDDQKNGFMHGFTKNYVKVKAKYDPVMVNEIKMVKLMELTADGEVEVMETEQVLAH